AGCCCGGGATTATATTGATAACAAAAAATTCTACATTATTTTACTTGATCTACAACTGCTTTGAAAGCTTCAGGGTGATTCATTGCTAAATCAGCTAAAACTTTTCTGTTAAGCTCAACGTTGTTCTTTTTAAGAGCTCCCATAAACTGAGAGTAAGACATTCCATGCTCTCTGGCACCCGCGTTGATACGAGTAATCCAAAGTGATCTGAAGTTTCTCTTTTTCTCTTTTCTACCACGGTAAGCATATTGCATTGCTTTTTCCACGGCGTTTTTAGCTACAGTCCAAACGTTCTTTCTTCTACCGAAAAAACCTTTAGCTTGCTTAATAATTTTCTTTCTGCGAGCTCTTGAAGCTACTGCATTTACTGATCTTGGCATAATTAAATTGTTTTTTTGAAAAGGGCGGCAGTCAAACTGCTCTTAGTGGCACCGTTTCAGGGTTAAATTTTTTGAATTGTTTTGAATTCTTATAAACCGAATATAGATTTATAAAAACTACTTAATGGCTAATTGACGTAGAACGCTTTTTTCGTCCACTTTTGCAACATAAGAAGTCTGCGTAAGATTTCTCTTCTGCTTAGTTTCTTTTTTTGTCAAAATGTGACTTTTGAAAGCATTCTTTCTTTTAATCTTACCAGTTCCGGTAAGTTTAAAACGCTTTTTAGCACCTGATTTCGTTTTTAATTTTGGCATTGTTCTGCTTTTTTATTGTTTTGTTATCAATATCTTGTCCTTGATTCCTACAATACTGAGGAATAATAGTTTGCAAAGATACAAAAAAAACACCAATTTTTTACCTGTCCCTATTGAATTTATACAATTTCTTCAGGAATAAAATCTGCATACTTTCTTTAGCTGTAAGGGTCTCATTAAAAAACTGCAGATACACAGATCTGCAGTTAAATAATATTAATTGAATGGAACTATGATTTAAAAAACTCCAAAAGATCTTTATTAATAGTGGCAGCTTCTGTAGTTGGCATACCGTGAGGGAAACCTGGATAAGTAATTAGCTTCCCGTTTTTAACCAATTTTGCAGCTACAACACCTGTGATTTCGTAAGGTACAATTTGATCGTCTTCTCCATGCAATACCAATACCGGTACTTCCACACTTTTAAGATCTTCAGTAAAATCTGTTTCAGAGAAAGCTTTGATACAGTCATAATGAGCTTTGATAGATCCCATCATTCCCTGTCTCCACCAGTTTCTGCGGATTCCCTCAGATTCTTTTGCCCCTTCTCTGTTATAACCGTAAAATGCCATTGAAAAATCTACAAAATACTGTTGTCTCTGAGTTGCTGTGTTTTGACGGATTTCATCAAAGATAGACATTGGAATTCCATTGGGGTTATTTTCAGTTTTCACCATAATAGGAGTCACTGCACTTATCAAAACAGCTTTTGAAGCCCTTCCTTTGCTGTGTTGAGCAATATATCTGATCACTTCACCTCCTCCTGTAGAGTGGCCTACGTGAATGACGTCTTTTAGATCCAAAGCTTCAACAATTTCTGCAACATCTGCAGCATAAGTGTCCATATTATGCCCTTCAGCAGTTTGTTCAGACCTTCCGTGGCCTCTTCTGTCATGGGCTATAACTCTGTACCCCTGCTCCAGGAAGAAAAACATTTGTGCATCCCAGTCATCACTCGATAATGGCCATCCATGGTGAAAGAATACAGGCTGTCCTTTTCCCCAATCTTTGTAGTAAATCTGCGTTCCGTCTTTTAATGTAAGTGTGCTCATTGTTTTTTTGTCTAAGTTTATTAATAATGTAGTAAAT
The Chryseobacterium sp. W4I1 DNA segment above includes these coding regions:
- the rplT gene encoding 50S ribosomal protein L20; the encoded protein is MPRSVNAVASRARRKKIIKQAKGFFGRRKNVWTVAKNAVEKAMQYAYRGRKEKKRNFRSLWITRINAGAREHGMSYSQFMGALKKNNVELNRKVLADLAMNHPEAFKAVVDQVK
- a CDS encoding alpha/beta fold hydrolase; protein product: MSTLTLKDGTQIYYKDWGKGQPVFFHHGWPLSSDDWDAQMFFFLEQGYRVIAHDRRGHGRSEQTAEGHNMDTYAADVAEIVEALDLKDVIHVGHSTGGGEVIRYIAQHSKGRASKAVLISAVTPIMVKTENNPNGIPMSIFDEIRQNTATQRQQYFVDFSMAFYGYNREGAKESEGIRRNWWRQGMMGSIKAHYDCIKAFSETDFTEDLKSVEVPVLVLHGEDDQIVPYEITGVVAAKLVKNGKLITYPGFPHGMPTTEAATINKDLLEFFKS
- the rpmI gene encoding 50S ribosomal protein L35, producing the protein MPKLKTKSGAKKRFKLTGTGKIKRKNAFKSHILTKKETKQKRNLTQTSYVAKVDEKSVLRQLAIK